In the genome of Naumovozyma dairenensis CBS 421 chromosome 7, complete genome, the window GTTTGAGAAAGCACCATTTTGGATCATACTAATTGTAGACATGGCTAATTTGATTAAGAAGATAAACATTgagaaataaaagaatgCCACTAGAGCTTGAGATTCACGGCATCTGTTTCCTGAACCTTGAgtgattttatttctatccAAGTAGGATTGATTATTACATGAATGAGATCTTATACCAGTTGCCAATACTGTACCGGCGACAAAAGTGAATGAGAAATTTAGGAAATCTAAAGTGAATAGAATGAATGGGAAGgataaaaattcaaagaaattggCTAATATACCGAAGAATGAATCTGTTAATAAACAATATACACATGTGAACATA includes:
- the FHN1 gene encoding Fhn1p (similar to Saccharomyces cerevisiae YGR131W and NCE102 (YPR149W); ancestral locus Anc_3.493), whose amino-acid sequence is MLSVADNLLRLLNAMFLVICIGLNSALLNTQQGHNSRINYCMFTCVYCLLTDSFFGILANFFEFLSFPFILFTLDFLNFSFTFVAGTVLATGIRSHSCNNQSYLDRNKITQGSGNRCRESQALVAFFYFSMFIFLIKLAMSTISMIQNGAFSNTFTSRRRRRNGAAEVGVPSISQV